A region of the Leucobacter komagatae genome:
TCGAGCTTGCCGAGGGCGCCGACGAGATCGGCGTGAACGGCGCCTACGTGCGCGTGCACCACTTCGCGCGCCAGGCCGCGTCGCCGATACCGCTACTCACCGCGATGGCGGCTCGCACGAACCGCATCGAGGTTGGCACCGGCGTCATCGACCTGCGCTACGAAAACCCGCTCTACCTTGCTGAGGAAGCTGCGGCGCTCGACCTCATTTCCGACGGCAGGCTCGCGCTCGGCGTGAGCCGGGGGTCACCCGAGACCGCGCTGCGTGGCTACGAGGCGTTCGGGTATACGGGGTCGCAGGATCCGCGCGGAGCCGACCTCGCGCGCCCGAAGTTCGACCTGTTCCTCCGCGCGATCGAGGGCGAGGCGCTCGTCGAGGCCGACCCGAAGATGTCGCCTCCCGGACGGCTCGCGATCGAACCGCACTCGCCCGGCCTGCGCGAGCGGGTCTGGTGGGGCGCCGGCTCGACCGACACCGCGATCAACGCCGGAAAGATGGGCGTGAACCTGATGAGCTCGACCCTCGTTACCGAGGCGACGGGCGAACCGCTCGGCATTCTGCAGCGCAAGCAGATCGACGCGTTCCGTGAGGCCTATCGGGAAGCCGGCCACACTGGAAAGCCGCGCGTCTCTGTGAGCCGCAGCGTGTTCCCGATCGTCACCGAGCAAGACGAACTCTACTTCGGGCTCCGCGGGGGCGGACCCGGGTCGGAGTCGCAGGATCAGATCGGTGTCATCGACGGGTTCCGCTCGACGTTCGGCAAGACGTACGCAGATACGCCCGACCGGCTCATCGAGCAGCTCAAGGCTGACGAGGCAGTGATGGCGGCTGACACGCTCATGCTGACCATCCCGAACCAGCTCGGGCCCGAGTACAACCTGCATATTCTCGACTCGTTCGCGAAGCACGTTGCGCCCGCGCTCGGCTGGAAGCCGAACACGGAGGGGCCCGCGGAGGGCGACGCGGTCTAGCACCCTGAGTTGCGCGAGGGGACGCCCTCGCGCAACTTCGGGTTTGCACCCTCGCTCTCCCTCGTTAGCCCCGCCCCGCGGCTTGCCGCACGCGATAGGCTCGCTGCGGGTCATTGGCAGACGCTGAGGGGGCATGATGGGCGATGAACGGGGCAGTGCTCTGGGATTCCAGTTCTACGCCGATGGGGCCGATGCGGCCGCTATTGCTAGCCGGCCCGGGCGCGAGCTTGCCGTGATCGGACATCTTCACAGCCCCACAGAGTTCCTCGTTGCCGAGGACACGGCCGATGGCTCCGTCTGGGTACTCGCCGCCGACCTGTCGGCCGAATGGCCGCTCAACGCGAGCCGCTCAGCTTTCGACGCGTGCCTTGCTGCGTTTGGCCGATATCTCGACGCCGGCCCCAGCATTTCCGGCCCCGTGGTCTACTCCGCCGACGAGATGCGGGAGCGACTGGAACGCTTCGCGAGAGGTGAGATCTCGGCCCGCGCTGTGCAGAAGCAACCAGTACCCCACCGGACGCGGCTCAAGCGACTCCGCAGTGAGCTGAAGACGGCCGATCGGTCCGCACTGTCCAGTGACTCCTGGTGGTCGGGCGCACTCGAGAACGCGAAGGACGACCTGCTCTGAGGTGCTCGTGTCAGCGTGCTCTGCCTTGGCCCGCAGCCCAGGCAGACCACCTTTATGAGAGACACAAGCGCTATCGGCGTTCTCACCGGCCCCGCATTATCCTGAGGCAAAGGAGCACGTCTTGAACACAACGTCCATCACTTTGCGACTCTCGCGCGCCGAGGATCTCTACGACCTGCAAGCGTGGGACGAGGCA
Encoded here:
- a CDS encoding LLM class flavin-dependent oxidoreductase → MRSFGFLSFGHYGPVPGSRVRTAGDMLKQTIELAEGADEIGVNGAYVRVHHFARQAASPIPLLTAMAARTNRIEVGTGVIDLRYENPLYLAEEAAALDLISDGRLALGVSRGSPETALRGYEAFGYTGSQDPRGADLARPKFDLFLRAIEGEALVEADPKMSPPGRLAIEPHSPGLRERVWWGAGSTDTAINAGKMGVNLMSSTLVTEATGEPLGILQRKQIDAFREAYREAGHTGKPRVSVSRSVFPIVTEQDELYFGLRGGGPGSESQDQIGVIDGFRSTFGKTYADTPDRLIEQLKADEAVMAADTLMLTIPNQLGPEYNLHILDSFAKHVAPALGWKPNTEGPAEGDAV
- a CDS encoding SUKH-4 family immunity protein, with product MGDERGSALGFQFYADGADAAAIASRPGRELAVIGHLHSPTEFLVAEDTADGSVWVLAADLSAEWPLNASRSAFDACLAAFGRYLDAGPSISGPVVYSADEMRERLERFARGEISARAVQKQPVPHRTRLKRLRSELKTADRSALSSDSWWSGALENAKDDLL